One Devosia lacusdianchii genomic window carries:
- a CDS encoding SH3 domain-containing protein, translated as MNKQQEKVLVAALCGLVITAAGAFAVQPAMAAGYQVDQLAQVTGVAQWDNLNVRKWPASYSQKIGAFEPGAHVWVERCIEAKTGADWCLVDSDYTRGWVNSKYLTVVQDWDI; from the coding sequence ATGAACAAGCAACAGGAAAAGGTTCTGGTCGCCGCCCTCTGTGGCCTGGTGATCACCGCCGCCGGTGCTTTCGCCGTGCAGCCCGCCATGGCCGCCGGCTATCAGGTCGATCAGCTGGCCCAGGTGACCGGCGTCGCGCAGTGGGACAACCTCAACGTCCGCAAGTGGCCCGCCTCCTATTCGCAGAAGATCGGTGCTTTCGAGCCCGGCGCCCATGTCTGGGTGGAACGCTGCATCGAGGCAAAGACCGGCGCCGACTGGTGCCTGGTCGATAGCGACTACACCCGCGGTTGGGTGAACTCCAAGTATCTGACCGTCGTGCAAGATTGGGACATTTGA
- a CDS encoding asparaginase, with translation MDANPILAETVRGNWVENRHRGAYVVIDANGTIIASAGDIERAIFPRSAIKSMQALPIFARGAENKFHHSEEELALACASHHGEDAHVATASGLLARIGLSVADLECGAHQPSNAAAREALRRAGAEPSALHNNCSGKHSGMLSVALAMGLPTSGYVAREHEVQRAVRSAVETVIGERLTEDKCGTDGCSIPTFAAPLRAFAYGFARMSTGQGLAPDLAYAAKRLFDAATSHPHLVAGTGHPDTLLMTAFKGRLMQKVGAEAVQCGAIRDKGWGYALKCDDGNVAASQAMLAGILLKLADPDTEQRALLEKYARQPINSVRGMQVGELRAC, from the coding sequence ATGGACGCCAATCCCATTCTCGCCGAAACCGTGCGCGGCAACTGGGTCGAAAATCGCCACCGCGGCGCCTATGTGGTTATCGACGCCAATGGCACGATCATCGCCTCGGCCGGTGACATCGAGCGCGCCATCTTCCCCCGTTCCGCCATCAAGTCGATGCAGGCGCTGCCCATCTTCGCCCGCGGCGCCGAGAACAAGTTTCATCACAGCGAGGAAGAACTGGCGCTGGCTTGCGCTTCGCACCATGGCGAGGATGCGCATGTGGCGACGGCGAGCGGGCTGCTGGCGCGCATCGGCCTTTCGGTCGCCGACCTCGAATGCGGTGCGCACCAGCCGAGCAATGCAGCCGCGCGCGAGGCACTGCGCCGCGCTGGGGCTGAGCCGAGTGCGCTGCACAATAATTGCTCGGGCAAGCATTCCGGCATGCTGAGTGTCGCCCTGGCCATGGGCCTGCCCACCTCAGGCTATGTGGCGCGCGAGCATGAGGTGCAGCGCGCGGTGCGTAGCGCCGTCGAGACGGTGATTGGCGAGCGCCTCACCGAAGACAAGTGCGGTACCGACGGTTGCTCGATTCCCACTTTCGCGGCGCCGCTGCGTGCCTTCGCTTACGGCTTCGCCCGCATGTCGACCGGACAGGGTCTGGCCCCCGACCTCGCTTATGCCGCCAAACGCCTGTTCGACGCTGCAACCAGCCACCCGCATCTGGTGGCAGGAACCGGCCACCCCGACACTTTGCTTATGACTGCGTTCAAAGGCCGGCTAATGCAGAAGGTCGGTGCGGAAGCCGTGCAGTGCGGCGCCATCCGCGACAAGGGCTGGGGCTATGCCCTCAAATGCGACGACGGCAATGTTGCAGCCTCGCAGGCCATGCTGGCCGGAATACTGCTCAAGCTAGCCGATCCGGACAC